Below is a window of Nicotiana tabacum cultivar K326 chromosome 19, ASM71507v2, whole genome shotgun sequence DNA.
TGTCAGGGTTCGCAATTACGATCCCTGTTCAACAATTGCgaaggttcgcaaatgcgaactcaatGTCACATTTGCGATATCTGCAGCTGATCAAAAGGGCAGGAgaagggctcagcccagagcccgAACAGCATCCTcagtagtggagcctcaggtagagtttgacgaggaggttccagcctagACTGTTCCTTTATGGGCAAAAATTTGAGTAGAACCTTCTTACCTACCATATATGTAACATCACGagccttcctgtcagcataactcttcttcctggactccgctgtatgaagtcgctcctgcattaacttcaccttctctAGAGCATCACGGACCGcccttccatgtcctgcgtcgtgccatggccatattctgccacgtccgacgtcgggccatggccacgtccgaccacgccctgccatgtcctgccatgtcttggTCCTGGCacggccatgtcctgccacattCGACGCCGgaccatggccacgccctgccatgtcctgcatcctgccatatATGTTTAGGGATCTTTTAAGCGTAGAGGCAtagctattgcggggacttacgatgagctgcattccatgttacgaatCTGCAGCATACAAAGTCTCCATCAGTGTTATTTACATACtcatgtctaatttgtattccagacagatgttgcatttatcatattttctagttgatgctcatgcacttgtgacaccgggttttgggggttcggatgtctggacgcgtaggaaatcaccctatcgtcctgcatcaacacagcgccgagaccaatccgcgatgcatcacaatatacagtataagaccccgaacctgtaggcaataccaatactagggtTGTATTCAAAGTTGTCATGGtgcgacgtcgtgccatggcgaCGCCCTGCCGCTCCCTGCCATATCCTgcatcgtgccatggccatgtcctgtcatgtcatGTCCTGCCACACTTTCCAACTATTGGTTTTTGACTAGCAGGTCATATATACATAGGCATATATGTATTAACAACACAcctagtattatcccacaccgtggggtctggggagggtagtgtgtacgcagaccttacccctacttaaGCATATATGTATCATAgtttaatataaaatatattttccacCCTtctaaaaaacaaataaaaaaatatgccTTCCACCATACCCTCTTACGTTCTTCTCATTAACTCCGTGTGCTACTCCATTATGTATATTGCAATTTGACTAGGCATGGAGTTTAAAGCTGACTTAGGGTTGTGCTATATATTGGtatgagtaaaataaaatataaaataatagttAAGCAAGTGTGATATCAAAAACACCATAATAttgttttaaattaaatttaCTAGTCAGAATTGAATTCTTAAAAGAAGTGAGAGTTGTATCTTTTAACTATTTTCATACACACCACCAAATTTTAACATCTCTAGATCAATTTAGCTCTAGTACAAGATGAAATAGCAGACGTGATGGCTTCAGTTCCCTTTTCTTTTTGAGATAAGATATGTGGTGGCTTCATTTCCtctacctgtatcttgacatgcaTCTTGTTATAATAAAACTAGCCACAAATTTTCAAAAGTTGGTTCTtggtaatttattttattcctctTAAATTTCTTTGACAATTTAGTTTTTGTGTTCAAGgctcaatttttttatttatttatattcacATTGATATTCGTACCTAGATGTTTAAATATTGGACTGATACGGGTCTAAATACATAGTTAGTGAGAAATTACATAGCCTGCCTCAATTAACTTGAGATTGATGCGTATTTGTTGTTTGTATGTACATTCAAATTGACTTTTCTGCTCTCTTATTCTTCACAAAGTTGTGCATTTATGCATAGGGTGATGCAATGGGTTTCAGGGACTCATGGCCCGCTGCTTTGTTTAGATTTTCTCACCTGATTTAATAAATTTTCtgattaaatgtgactcgttatcGCCCTTTTGACTAGTAATAAGTATATGTTtatcataaaagaaataaagaatcaGCTTTATAATCCAGACCAGACAAGAAAAGggagaaaaggaagaaataaaagaagtgaGAGATAAGATGGTATGAAAGTTCTCTCTGTGGTTAGGCATGCCCGAGGTGATCAGAAAGAACAGAAATGGGAGATAAAGAGAACCAGCTGTGAGAGGGAAAGGGTGCGGCTGTTGGACTTCGACATTTGAGGGGCCAAAAGGAATCATGAAAGCCTGATGTTTAAGAGTTGGGAACCATTTCCCGAAGAACTTTATTGAGCTGTCTTAGAACATCATGTATCAGTGCATCCATATAAGCTCTCTTAGGCAAACATTGACATATTCCCCCAAAAATATAAAGCTggtagataaaataaaaaaacaaaatggTCTAAAAGGGTTCAAAAGCTGTCGGAACTCACGAATGATACAGACTAACAGAACTTGTCTTGAAATCCTTCTTCTGATGAGGATTCAGACTGACAGTAAGAAAGATTAGATCCGATTCAATGCTGCAACACATCTGCAACCAGCATAAATATTGCATAAAAAAGATGCAGACAGCATTATGGCCTCATTCCACATAGATGTAGAAACTTCTGTATGCTAAGAAATTACATGTTCctgattttaatttctttttacgTTCCCTTTTATGGTAAATATGCACCTACAAGGAAGAAATACTGAAGATAAATTTTGAAGTCTTTCATTTTAGAACTAGAGCTATTCTAGTACAATAACAAATCTACTCATGAGAGTCTAGCTGAGATAAGTTAAAAGAATTTTCTATTTGAACAATTTCAGAATAATAATTGTGGGAAATAGATTGTGCAATAATTTTGTGGGAAATAATTGTGCATAACATGAGGCTGCTCAACAGCCTGCTTTACTCCTTTTCATTACAAGCTCAGCTAATTAGGTGAAAGAACTCATAAagaggaatcacttacctatgaaaAGCTTGGTCATCTGAAAGTTTTCCTTTTGCtcttgatggtaggctataatctcatgttttagtcgattattacatttCAATTTACTGTACTTTAGTTGAgcttgagctttaatcgctagtgttttgcactaattgtgtattttatgctttgtaggagtgattccgagctatgtagatgttatggaatgaattcaagtgatttgaaactttgaagtctgattaaaagcccaaggaattaatcGGGGATCAAGGGATGATAGTTAACAACAAACGAAAAATCGAGCAGGCATATTGCGCAGTGTCTAGTAAAACGCACATAACTTTTCACTCGGATTTCCGTTtggctccacaatatattgttggaaagctaattcaaagggctacaactttcatgttttacgttttttttAAATTCCCAATAGAACAGGGTGAAAAGTGCGCGGCAAGTGCGTGTCCGTGCACTGACCGCGCATATGGGGCAGAACAGTGTGAAAAGTGAGCGCGGTACGTCCAACTCCggaaaagtgtcctttttcgcataggagaaggtgtatttgtttgggtccgaccctacttggtatatatatacagaaaaatggtattttgaggacttttgacataatttagacctaaggaagctaaagagaaagggagaagcaagagcacaaggatttcaccattcatcttcactcaagacaagggtttggatgttttatgtttttctttgacttaaacttaattgtgatgaatttctccatatccatggaataattcttccttagggattgatgaatttggtattttgaaaattgtttgtggatattaactctaatttttatgtattgaatcgttttgggtatttttattgttgcatatatattcacatatttaagtaatcgaaagaggcataatttgtgatattttgcattatcttattgttgaattcattgattcttgttagtaatcgaaagaggctagttgaattaatgtttagacctagttaggaggataatcgaaagaggtactcctaaggatcaatccactacgaattcttgcatatcttcgtcaagcttaacttagttcatatcgtaaggttgagacttaattgagagaggagtttctactgaatgttttaacataatagagtgaattcgaaaGAATCATTTGAACTTTAGAAGTGAATCGACTAGAGTTAATTCCCGAACAAATATCTTACACCTAttcaatcaacccctattttctcccattgatatcatctttgcttacttttgttgcgattgtcattagccaatagtttagacttttagttttaatcacacaaatctaaattggcgatcatcttggatagcaattaagctagaagctacgaaaacactgtttaaatccaatccttgtggatacgatattttctatactatattcgactagcgggcataattttgtgttgtgtttttagcTCGTCGGCTCTGAACCAATATCTCAAACTCCATTACATAAAAAGAGATGATGCAAACATGAAAGAGGATACTACTAAATACAAGCTAACATGAACTGTCCAGTTGAGTCAATTACAGTTGCTCCCTCAGAAGGGAAATTAATAGCTGAAAGCAATGACTAACCTTGGAGGAAACTTGGTCTGATTAGTGGCATTATTAGGTTCACAAAACCTTATTTCTATTGGCCAGGGTACAAAATTTGCAGTAGCAACCTTATTGCGGTATGTCCTGTCAAAACTCACTGTTAGCATTACCTAACCAAGGATCCCATAAATAAGTAACCACAAACTGAATAAAAAAGCTTTATGCAGCTTCTTATTTTCAGATCTCAATACATAGTAGGAAAATATGTAACTAACTCACTGAACCCTGATAAATGTTGTCCCTCGCATTAACTAAATCTAGAGTTGTCAAAAACAATTTGAGGCTTAATTTAGTGTGCTAAGTTCAAGAATGACATATCTATTCTCAAttaaaaccttgccaaaaaaaaGATGATTATGTGCCATGTCAAGGCCTAAATAGTTACTTCCACCACTTCATGATGCCTTTCACAAGATGTGCAGCTAATGAACGTTTTGAACTCAAAGAGAAAAAAAGGTCGAGTTCCAACTTGTTCTGTTTTCTTTTTGATGGAACTatcaaaacaagaaaaaaataaattaattatctCTCAATAATCCCAAATCGATTCCTTTAAAAGAAAATCTTGCTTacgaaaaacaaaacaaaacaaatgtGTTGCTTTGTCCACATGGAATGAGCTCAGGCAGTTGAATAACATATCTTAACAGCTAAATAGGTCATAGCTTGGTAGTTGGACTGGGAGCCAGACTGATAACACAAAAGGATGCTCCTATTAACAAGAGACTTCCAGCAGCATCCTTACTCATATTGCTAAATTGTGCATGCAGATCTAGCATATCCCAACCTCCTTCTCTTAtgatgtttcttttctttttctttttctttttcttttttcttttttctttttttttcgggTGGGGGGGGATGGAGCGACATGGTCAGTGAGACTTCTATACCTGAACCCAACTAGCTTGGATTGAGGCGTAGTAGAAGTctgttttttgtgtttttctccTGTTTGTCTATCCTTTGTAGTAACTTGTTTGGTTAAGATTGTTCCATAGGTGCTAAGCATGAAACATCATATGAAGTAAACTCCATCCTCCGCTTCCCCTTCACGGATAACATAATCTCCACGATCTGCAATGATAACACACAATGAATTGAAAAGAAAGATATgatctttttccaaaaaaaaaaaatatgagtCAAACATGATCTTATATCTTTATTAGACTTATTGAACTGCAATCGTTATGTCTTGGAAACCCGAAAAAATGGATTCTCAAACTGGTATAGGCCACATGACTAGAAGCAAATGCCCCAAGTCTATTTGTTACCCGCTAAAGGAAAAGGAACCGTTCCAAATCTAAGAAGTAGCATAAGAGCTAAAATATGTTTACTttcaaaaaaagagaaataaaatagCTATAAATTGATTAATCAGATGATGAATCTTCATTGTCTTGTTATAATGAAAATAAATCCACTATAAAATATGTTTTTTCCATTTTAGGTAGAAGATTCTAGTATAACAAGAGAGATTATTAGACTTAATCAAACATTGGGCACCCTAGTAGAGAAGTATTATAGCTGAAACTCTGATACTATCACTCTGTATCATTAACTATACACTGATTAATCAAATATTGAATCCTTCATTGTTATGTTAATGCAACAAACATAATATTCAGTTCCTGATAACTTCTGAAGGTCATAGCTATATAGGAcagaataaaaaaattaaagaaagaaatagaaaattGATAAGAATAAAACTTCATCACTTAATCCCTTTCCTTCTCAATTTGGGGTTTCAGTCATTCCAATTTCCAATGCAGGTAGATAATTTGTCTCTTAAGGGCAAAGCCATCATCTTGCAATGCATGCCAATAGTTTCCCACTAAATTCTGATATTTTGTACTAAAAATTATTATAGAAAGTAGAAACCAAATCCCTCAATAACAAAGGCCAATTCTTTTTCCACAAGAGGCTCTGCAGCATTAAATTAAAccattaaaaaaaaacatatttaatGCCAAAGAACCACGAAAACTAAAAAGCAAGTGCAAAATTGGAAAATGGAAtcacataaatttaaaaattgaaagCACTAAACTCAACTTTCTGGGTTATTTGAAAATCCACAAGCACTTCTCTATTTCAACTTCAAATGATTTTTCAACTTCGACTCAAATATTGTCCATTCTGTTCGCAAATATTTGAGTCAAGGAAGGAATTGTCATTGCAATTGTAAAACAAAGTACTTTTATCCTTTTCACTGGTGTTTGTGCCTGTGTAAGTGTcttgtttaaaaaataaaatttctcatCTCAGGAGATGTATGAAGGCATGGTTTTTCAGTAAATATTATAGAGGAATGTATTTTTTATTGGTGCTTTCAAATGCCCGATATACTTGATAAACTCGCTAAAAATGGTGCTTGGATCCAATAATTGTGACACCATTAGTTAAATAACAAGATTAGCAATCAACAAGTGCAGCAAATAATCAAATGGAAGTGAAGACCAAAACACACAGCCATCTTTATTGTCAATTGAAGATGCAAGAATGAAAGCAACATTACATGCTTGTCTTAATATTGTACATTTTGTAGCAAAAACTTGAATGGACCAAGACTTTAGTACAAAGCACAGCCAGTTCTACGACGTTGACAAGAGAATCTTTGATCTCACTCTGGACCTTTCAGAATAGCTTTGATCCAGAATAGTTTTGACAAGAGATGAATAAAGTAGCAACTGATCAGGTGATCAAGTTCCCTCTTTTAGAAGCAGGAATGTAATTTGATATGCTTGTGTGCCGCTGCCTGTGCAACTCGATTTCTTGTATGATCAACATCATTATACAATCAAACAGCAGATTTTAAGTTCAGTAAATACTCCATCCACCTAGAAATACCCTTCCAGCAGAATACTCTCGCCTAAGGTCCTCGATGTTAAGTTCTTCAGCCTTCGGTTTTGCTGCATATGCTTAAAAGCATCTTTACCACTTCCACCCAAAATTGGCAACACTTCCACAATAACCTTCTGAAATAAATTTTGTTCAAAACCCTCTTGCAGGATTTCCTCAAAATCTGCTGAGTTTCCCCTCAAGTCCAGCATCACACTACATAGTCCTTGACGCTTGCAGTGTTCAAGGATAGCTGTTAAATTCATCCTATCTAAAACTACTGTCTCTATCCCTCTTTGACTTGCTTCAAGCTCCACAGTAATCTCCTTATCACTGAAGATTATAGTTTTAGATGATGTGTCATCTGTAACAGCAGGGAGTTGAAGTGAATCTGAACTCTTCGCTAATACAATCTGAAGTGGTTGTTTTGCTCCTGGTTCTTTAGATGAAAGAACTGAATAACTCTGCGACTGCAAGAAGGAAGAAACAATTACCGCATCATATTCTTGTAATAACTTTGAGTAGTATCCACCAGACTCCACGACTTGTGCGCCCAGCTGATTTGAGAAATCACCATCAACTGAGAGAGAGTACCTGTTGTTACGGATTAATTATTCGTTATAAAGAAACTGAAATAAACACGCTGAACGATGTGGTCCTGAATCATGGCGTAGCAGGTTGCAACAATTGTGGGAATATCAAAATTATACCTGACTGTGCCAAATGGTTTTCCAGTCAGCATTTGATGTATATAAGCTTCGTTAAGCTTCCTACAAAGTTCTTCCTCAACACCTGTGATCACTTCAATTCCCGCATCTCTTAATCTACTGAGACCAGTTGAAGCTACAATAGGATTTGGATCCACCATCCCGACAACCACCTTTTTCACTTTGGCCTTGATTAATGCCTCAGTGCATGGTGGAGTTCTGCCATAATGATTACATGGCTCCAAGGTCACATATGCTGTTGCATTTTCTGCTAAATCACCAGCATCTCGAAGTGCAAAAACCTACATTTACACTTTATATATTTAGATAATTAGCAAAAATTCCAGATTTTGAAGACTCAATATATACGGTCCTATCAAACCGAAATTACATAGAAAAAAGGTTCAACTGATAGATAACTCAGCATAGAAAAAGTGTTAGGTTCCCTTCCAACTCCAAAGAGTGAGACTGACCTTTGGATGATATTTTTCTCACATAAATTTATTAACTTAACTAGTTAATCTATCCCTGCTTCACGCAGTCATTAAGCAAATATTAGTGAGTTTATTAAGTGATCATTTTATAAATTAGTCCATATAGAAAAATAAGCAACATGGCAATCACTTAAACTAATTTTCATCTACAAAAATTATATCTAAACTAATCAAATCTCCTTTTAAGTAAATCTTAAGTATTATAAATTAATAATGCAAAGCTTCTATAATTCTAGTAAATCACAACAAAATAGACACTTTTTCAGTCGTTCCTCGCTTACCTAAGATTTctttaaaataaccaaaaatacaAGCAGTAAAACGAACATTTTTCACTTAGTTCTAAGTGGCATTTATGCTATCATTTTCAATTTGAATCCAATTAGATAACTATTTTCTCAACTATGAATCTAAAAAAATAGCTTCTTTCTCTAGATAATCTTTTTCTACCATCTACTTTCACATGTCACatctgtatttttttaattttaagagTAAATTAATCCACAAAAAAGGATAGGAGTTACATAATACTCAAGGCCGCTGGTGATAATTACAAGAACAAAACACACCAAGCAAACCAACATCAACTGTCAGTTCACTACAATTTTCACTTGATTCCAACACTAGTTCGAGGCACGCTATGCAAGAGACGTTAGTCTTCAGAGTAGATATTCACTCTAATGTGTATTCAAATAGAAGTTCTTAGGAACTCTAAAATCTCTTAATTGCTCTGTCGAAGTTAGAGCAACTGAATGATCTCGTGAGCATGACCAAAAGATGAAGACTTTCAACTGTTCAAGTGCAGAAATGTAGGTAGTGctggagtttttcaaattaacTACCATACAATTTTTAAAGAATGAATGCATTGCTTAAATTTTATTACTTGTAATTTGTAATGATGAATGCTAGCAGCATAACGGTAATGATGGTTTACAGCCAGATTGTTAGCATTTCTCAACATTACAATTTACATGGGCAATATGTTTTTACTCAGCTTAAACTCATAGGTTGTTGTTTCTAGTAGCCAAAACTCTGAAAATCAATATTTACACAATGAAGGCGTAAACTCCTATAATAAATAATTGCACCTCTAGTCTTTGTTGTTCAGAGAAAAAGAGGTAAATGAATATACACTTGACTACAAACAGCATCATGTAGGAAAAACTCAGAGGTGGAACAAATTATCTCCAAGATTTAGTAGTATAACCACCTTTTATTTCAGTGGTTGCAAAACATCCAACGTACAGTTTCTCTAATGTCATGATCGATATTTCGAGTCAGTGCAACCAAACATCTGTTGTTATGGTCAACTTCAAGAATCCACCGGCAATAACTTGCAGTCCAGCTGATGCATCATAGCTTTATGTATAATTCTATTCTTTAAGCTATTAAACCATTTACAGTATTTGTCAAGGGAACGTAAAACATAAGAGTATTCTGATGTAACAGTGTATAAATTCACTATTTCGAGATTTTTAAAAGATTTATCCTTGTTGAATAGGAAACAACTGGTATTGTGTACAATGAGAATGACAATTGTTAAACCAATAAATGACAATTGATGATTATGTGTATCATGAAAAATATCAAAGACAAAATATACCATGAGGAACACTGAAAAAATATAGCACGACGCACACAAGTATTTACATGAAAACTGGTCCACTAATTCCAATGAGAAAATGCGAGCTCAGAAGAATGTCGCTTAATTCTCTACGCTCCATTACATATATATCTAACTGAAAAATAGCTTCTATGATCTCTTTAATCGTTTATATGATAAAAAAGTGTCAGCTAGGTGACCAAACATAGTGTTGAACGATGACTGGGTAGTCTACTGCTCTTCAGAAAGATTTCATGCACACTGTTACCATGGGAAACAATAACCAAATTTGAAGCATCACTCAACAAAGAATCATCCACAAATTAAACACCTGTGTATAAATTCCAGCAATTATCTATGGAATTCCCAGAAGAATTCTGTACTGttgcccaaaatatttttttttttaaaaagggagAAGATGTCTAGCTTCAACATCACTATTTcatcttcttttcttattttagccattgtTGCGATAGAATGCTGTCACCAGCAACCAAGAGCTTTATATCATGAGTAGTTATAAACACCTTTGGAATTCCCcttatttattatgaaaattaggGGAGTCATTCaaatgattcaaagagaagagCCTGCAGTTACGTCTATCAATAGCCGTTTGCTTTTTGCTATCATAAAGATACACTAATGTGTAATTTCTACCATAAAGACACAGTAATGTGCAACTTCTACCATAAAGACATagtaaaaaagagaaaagataaaCTGTTTTTCTGCAAATTTTCTGAATAGAAAGTTTTAAAAAAAGGCAAAAATTTGAGAGATGAGATAAATACAATTCCTGGCCAAAGAGATGTGCCAAGTCACCTTTTCATTcccttctttatatatatatatatatatatatatatatatatatatatatata
It encodes the following:
- the LOC107827881 gene encoding riboflavin biosynthesis protein PYRD, chloroplastic, which produces MYCCPFSPSKQSLYPPIPKNQPKDLIFASRTSYYGFGNANKRAPIPKNQPKDLIFASRTSYYGFGNANKRVCKGMVFTSRQNIYGFSNVAKRVSISFTSLGNGDRLVKVRCGGSHKNDGFYIRRCVEIARKAIGHTSPNPMVGCVIVKNGEIVGEGFHPKAGQPHAEVFALRDAGDLAENATAYVTLEPCNHYGRTPPCTEALIKAKVKKVVVGMVDPNPIVASTGLSRLRDAGIEVITGVEEELCRKLNEAYIHQMLTGKPFGTVRYSLSVDGDFSNQLGAQVVESGGYYSKLLQEYDAVIVSSFLQSQSYSVLSSKEPGAKQPLQIVLAKSSDSLQLPAVTDDTSSKTIIFSDKEITVELEASQRGIETVVLDRMNLTAILEHCKRQGLCSVMLDLRGNSADFEEILQEGFEQNLFQKVIVEVLPILGGSGKDAFKHMQQNRRLKNLTSRTLGESILLEGYF